TGCCTAACCAAGCTAGCCATAATGGTTGGAACTTCCGATTGCGTCCTACTGGTTTAATGACCTCGACACGAATGATTTCCATTGCTCGGTTTGGCGATTGAAGGAAATGAAACCTACTCCAACGCATCACTTTAACTCGACCAATTTTGGGGTCTTCGATTTCTAGAGTCTCCCTTGCTATTGGCCAAGTTTCAGGGTCATTCAATTTGAACTTATGACCATGCTTGCACGGAGCGCCTCGTCCCTTATAAGCACTGGGTGTACCCCAAACACATCGGTTTGAGGCTAAACGCAGCAACAGGTCTACCTCAATGTTCTCTGTTGCTTGGACAAATTTGGCGTTGCCATAACCTCGGTCATAAGCAGCAAGCGGTCTTTTTCCTAACTCACGAGTCACAGTTTTGAGTTGAAATACTGCTTTGCTTGTTGGAGTTTCAAAGCTGGTTATCCGTTCATGTCTCAACGGTAATGCCCAACTCCCATCCGCCTCTGGTATCCAGGCTAAAGTACTGTAACTTTGCCCGATGCCTATGCTCCCTCCTCTGTCCCCATGAAAAGTTCTTTCCCTAAGTGTTCTCGCTTCTGGTCGTGACCAAAAGCTATGATCTCCTGCTAGAAATGGCTGCTCTTCTGTCGCTACCTCCTTCACCATCAGTTTCATCAGTTTCCTTCTGGGTGGACGACTATCATGCAGTGCTGCATAAATACTCGACCATTGCCGTCTAAATACTGGGTTTTGAGACAAGCTGACGAATGATGGGATACTTGGACTTGTCAATACTGCATCCATCAATTCAAATACTGCATCTTTGGCCTTCCCCAAACAATCGTAGATAGCTTGGCGGAATTTTTCTAGTTGTGTCAGGATCATCACGTCAATGATTTATCGATTACTTTCATTGACTTTACGGCAGTCAGTGTTACTGCTGACTGCTTTTCTCTAGCCTTTTAGTCCAAAGTCCAGTACAAAGATAATCAGGTGAATAATTGGAAAAATAAGTGATTCTGATTCCAGAATGGGTATTTTAATACTATATGTAGATGTAAACATAAAAATAACGTGAAATAACTAAGTCTAGATTTGTACTAAGAAGATTTTTTTGAATATGGATAACGACAATCAGATAGACAAAGACAATTTCCTCTACCAGCGCTATCGATATCTTGGAAAGTACACGCCTCAAAATCTTTTATTCAATGCTAATCTTCAAGAATTTTCTGAACGTGTTTGTTATCTCTCTAATCTACAGACTTCGGGAAAAATTTCTTCACAGAAGTGCTATGAGGAAATTGAGTTCCTCTGGCAGCAGTTGACACAGAGCTTTAAGACGCTAATAATTGATAAATTTGACGTAAATGAATGATTGTTACACTTGATTACTCCTGGTTTGCTAGTATTCTTTTAAATAATTTGTTTTAGGTACTAAAACATACACAAGAAAATTTGCATAGCTCTGGGCTGACTCTGAGGAATTTTCCATATTGTCAACACTGTATACACAATGATATATTTACTGTATACACTGTTGACAAAGTAGAGGAATATGGGAAAAAAAAGCAAGGAATCGCCTATTGTAAGCTTCCGTGTGCCACATTCTGTTGTCGAAAAGTTAATTACAGAAGGCAGATTAAAGCCTAGCCATATAAAGTCAGAGTTATCCAACCTAATCAAAAATGACTGGTTAGCCTCTGTTGATGCTGGTGTAGAAGCAACCGTGAGTGTAAATACTGTTTATGAGCAACTAGCAAAAATAGATAGAGTTCTAGAAATACTTGAGGACAATAAGCCGAATGGCGTTATTGATGACAATGTAGACAGTGTTGAGAAAATTAGCCTCCCTGAAAGCTCCGACTCAATCTCGCCAGATAATCAGCTAGAGGTTGCCAACAGTAATGTACATCGCGTAGAGCAAATAAATGGGGATAATACACCTGTAAGTGTTGTTGATGACAATGTGGACAGTGTTGAAAAAATTAGCATCCCTGAAAGCTCCGACTCAATCTCACCAGATAATCAGCTTGTAGAGGTTGCCAACAGCAATGTACATCGCGTAGAGCAAATAAATGGGGATAATACACCTGTAAGTGTTGTTGATGAAAACAGTATTGAGTCATTGAATTTGAAAAGAAATACTTATACGGCGCTTCTCGATGCACAAGTTAACACAATAGAAGATTTAAAGAAATATGGTGTCACAGGCTTGCAAACGCTGAAAAATCTGGGAAATAAATCTGTATCTCAGATAGTTGAAGCATTGCAAAGCCGAGGGATTGAGTTACCAGAGTTACCAGACCCGGAACACACGCCTTCTCTCTGAGCAGTAATTTTGAAAGCTATGCACTAAGACTTGATGAGCGTTTTCAATATCGCAGTGTCAACAACATTGTTTGCGATCGCACAATTAAGAGACATAATCTAACACTAATAATAATTTAACCTACGTAAGCAGCACAGTTAGTTATTATCCTGTTGTGTTTTTAGCTCGAAATGCAAACGGACTACTGGACTTACGAGGTTAAATTAGACCTAGTGTTATTTAATTTTTGGCGCAAAGTTTATCGTAATGGGTGGTTGACAGGAGCAGTAATAGTTTTACTAATTACCTTCAACACGTTATTTAGTGCAAAAGGTGCAACGACTGTTGAAGGTTTTGAAACTGGCTCAAAAGGTAGTTATACTTCCTCTGATGTCACCCTTGGTACAGGTGTTTGGAATTTAGATGATGCCTTGATTGGGAATCTTACCAGTGATGCTAAAAGCGGTACACAATCTGTACGTATTCGCAACAGTGGTAAAGTCTCAATGAAATTTGACCGCAGCACTGGTACTGGTACAGTTAGCATTAAACACGCAAAGTTTGGTTCTGATAGTAGTACCAATTGGCAGTTGTGGTGTTCAAGTAATAGTGGTAGTTCATGGTTACAGGTAGGTTCAACAGTCACAACTAGTTCAACAACCTTACAGACTGCAACTTTTACGCCTAACATTTCTGGCACATCTCGCTGTGAAGTCCGCAAGAGTGATGGTACTACTAACAGAACCAACATTGATGATATTACCATCACCGATTACGGTACTTCGGGTGGTGGCGGTAGTACAAATGTACACCTAACAATGGGTAATCCCAGTGGTGCTGGGGCTTCAGATATAAACAATTATTTGCTCGATAAAGCGCAATATGCAGTTGGATACAATTGTTCATTAGGACGAGCCAATTGGGTATCTTGGCAGTTGAATAGTAGTTGGTTAGGAAGCACACCAAGACAAGATGACTTTCGTGCGGATACTACCTTACCAACAGGATGCTATCAAGTTCAATCTACCGATTTTAGTGGTAGTGGATTTGATAGAGGACACATGACCCCTTCAGGCGATCGGACTAGCACAGTTGCGGTTAACTCCAGCACCTTTTTGATGTCCAACATGATTGCACAAGCACCTGATAACAATCAGGGAATTTGGGCTAACTTAGAAGATTACGCTAGAACTCTGGTTAGCCAGGGAAAAGAACTCTACATTATATCTGGTGGATATGGCGTAAGTGGGACTGGAAGCAATGGAACTTTTAGCACGATTGCTGGTGGTAAAGTGACAGTTCCCAATCGTACTTGGAAAATTCTTGTTGTCTTAGACACTCCTGGGTCTGGAGTCTCTGGTGTCACAACATCTACAAGGGTGATTGCAGTTAACATTCCCAACGCCCAAGGGGTTCGGACTGCTGACTGGAGAAATTACCGAGTCAGTGTTGATTCACTTGAATCTCTAACCGGATTCGATTTTCTATCACTTGTTTCAACATCTATTCAATCTGTAATAGAAGCACGAGTTGATAATTTGTAAGTTTCGCTAATTTCAAAAACGATTCAAGTCTGCCCACATAAGTAAGTGGGCAGACTTGCAATTTGACCACTAAGTTTCAACAATTTTTGTTGAAACTCCTGCTAAGTCTTCATCTAAAGTTTTTCCAATAATATAGACATCAATATTTCTTGTGCCTATGCGATAAACCTTGATTGACTTTAGATTCTCTTTTAGGGATTCAACAAGTGTTTGAAATTTGTTAACATCTGATTTCTGCAATTCATTATGCCACTCTTGTTCAAAGGCGCAATTCCTAAAAAAATACTCTAATTGGCGTTGCATAATAGAGGGATGAATTGAGGTTATCTACTGTGCAATGTCCATACTGTGGGTCTACGGAAATCCGGAAGAATGGAAAGCGAAGAGGTAAGCAAAATCACATCTGTACTAACTGCGACGTGCGTTCCGCCCCGCTTCGCTAACGCCAATTTATAGATGTGTACAATCCGCCGAAGGGATATTCAGAGGAGGTGAAACAAGAATGTTTAAAAATGTACCTGAACGGCATGGGTTTTCGCGGGATTGAGCGAGTTAAAGGTGTGCATCATACTACCATCATTTATTGGGTCAAAAAATTAGGAGAAAAACTTCCAGACGTGCCAAAAGAAGATATCATTCCAGAAGTTGGAGAACTGGATGAATTAGAGACATTCATCGGTTCAAAAAAACAAAATTTGGCTTTGGACAGCAGTAAATCACTTTACTCAGGGTATTTTAGCCTGGGTTTTAGGAGATCATAGTGCTGAAACCTTTGAGCCATTGTGGGAAATTGTTAAACATTGGAAGAGCTATTTTTATATCACAGATGGCTTATTGTTTACCCAAGTTTTATCCCCAATGGAGACCAAATTGTGAGTAAAACATATATGACTAGAGTTGAAGGCGAAAATACCCGCTTGCGTCACTATTTAGCCCGACTACACCGCAAAACATTGTGCTATTCAAAGTCAGTAGATATGCTGAAATATTCAATTCGATTATTAGACTTATCCTTAATATAAATAGCATGAGATAATAAAAAGTTGGA
This window of the Nostoc sp. ATCC 53789 genome carries:
- a CDS encoding NF041680 family putative transposase, which translates into the protein MILTQLEKFRQAIYDCLGKAKDAVFELMDAVLTSPSIPSFVSLSQNPVFRRQWSSIYAALHDSRPPRRKLMKLMVKEVATEEQPFLAGDHSFWSRPEARTLRERTFHGDRGGSIGIGQSYSTLAWIPEADGSWALPLRHERITSFETPTSKAVFQLKTVTRELGKRPLAAYDRGYGNAKFVQATENIEVDLLLRLASNRCVWGTPSAYKGRGAPCKHGHKFKLNDPETWPIARETLEIEDPKIGRVKVMRWSRFHFLQSPNRAMEIIRVEVIKPVGRNRKFQPLWLAWLGKTMPPLENLWHKYLRRFALEHWYRFAKQRLYWTQPQLGSTQAAERWSDLMPLLTWQLWLARVVCIDSPLPWQSTQDTLSPGRVAQAFPLILATIGTPAQPPKTRGKSPGRAQGHQPPPRPRYPTVKKHASKKPKTEESLKNADLTAA
- a CDS encoding DNA-directed RNA polymerase subunit alpha C-terminal domain-containing protein gives rise to the protein MGKKSKESPIVSFRVPHSVVEKLITEGRLKPSHIKSELSNLIKNDWLASVDAGVEATVSVNTVYEQLAKIDRVLEILEDNKPNGVIDDNVDSVEKISLPESSDSISPDNQLEVANSNVHRVEQINGDNTPVSVVDDNVDSVEKISIPESSDSISPDNQLVEVANSNVHRVEQINGDNTPVSVVDENSIESLNLKRNTYTALLDAQVNTIEDLKKYGVTGLQTLKNLGNKSVSQIVEALQSRGIELPELPDPEHTPSL
- a CDS encoding DNA/RNA non-specific endonuclease, which produces MQTDYWTYEVKLDLVLFNFWRKVYRNGWLTGAVIVLLITFNTLFSAKGATTVEGFETGSKGSYTSSDVTLGTGVWNLDDALIGNLTSDAKSGTQSVRIRNSGKVSMKFDRSTGTGTVSIKHAKFGSDSSTNWQLWCSSNSGSSWLQVGSTVTTSSTTLQTATFTPNISGTSRCEVRKSDGTTNRTNIDDITITDYGTSGGGGSTNVHLTMGNPSGAGASDINNYLLDKAQYAVGYNCSLGRANWVSWQLNSSWLGSTPRQDDFRADTTLPTGCYQVQSTDFSGSGFDRGHMTPSGDRTSTVAVNSSTFLMSNMIAQAPDNNQGIWANLEDYARTLVSQGKELYIISGGYGVSGTGSNGTFSTIAGGKVTVPNRTWKILVVLDTPGSGVSGVTTSTRVIAVNIPNAQGVRTADWRNYRVSVDSLESLTGFDFLSLVSTSIQSVIEARVDNL